AATTTCCAATTTACTTTTTGGGTATTCAATTTTTGCGATGTTCTCTAAAAGCCTGTCCATTACATACTCTTCGTTAAATACCGGAAGTTGTATGGTTACGAACGGAATTTCTTTTGGGTCTAACAGGTTAAATTTTGGTGCCGTTTGGTTCTGTCTCTTTTGTGATAAATAATTGATCAACAGATTTAGCTGTGCCAAGCTGTAAAAGAAAATTAATAGTAAAGAAATACTATAAATTACGATGATGAAATATGCTAAAGCTAGTTCCATATTATTTAATACTGTATTTGAAGATCCACCCCAAAATTTTTATGCCAGCAAATATACTACCTTTTACGGTTCCTGATACTTTTGAGATACCAATTCTTCGTTTGTAACGTACTGGTACTTCGGTATATGTCATTTTTTTCTTAAGAACTTTTAGTTGCATTTCAACTGTCCACCCATAAGTTTTGTCTTCCATGTTCAATTCTTTGAGCTTTTCGTATTTAATTGCCCTAAATGGACCTAAATCCGTAAATTTTGCGCCAAAAAACAAACGCATTAAAAATGTGGCCAACCAGTTGCCAAAAACCTGTTGTGGGGTCATGGAACCCTCTTCTCTTAAACTTTTTTCTCTGGCACCTACTACAAAATCAATGTCATTTTCCAAAATTGGGGCAACTACCTTATCTAGCTCTTCCGGATAATCAGAATAGTCTCCATCAATAAATACGATAATATCTGGTTGTTTAGATTTTTTTGCCACATAATCTAACCCGTGCAAGCATGCATAGCCATAGCCTTTTTTGTTTTCTGT
The sequence above is a segment of the Maribacter dokdonensis DSW-8 genome. Coding sequences within it:
- a CDS encoding glycosyltransferase family 2 protein, with protein sequence MTDIKVIIPAFNEADSIAHVINELPKTVSEIIVVNNNSTDDTVKNAKAAGATVLTENKKGYGYACLHGLDYVAKKSKQPDIIVFIDGDYSDYPEELDKVVAPILENDIDFVVGAREKSLREEGSMTPQQVFGNWLATFLMRLFFGAKFTDLGPFRAIKYEKLKELNMEDKTYGWTVEMQLKVLKKKMTYTEVPVRYKRRIGISKVSGTVKGSIFAGIKILGWIFKYSIK